Part of the Candidatus Melainabacteria bacterium genome, CGCGGTCGCTTCCGTTTTTACTTCTGTAGTTGGTGCAGTCGCGGTCGCTTCCGTTTTTACTTCTGTAGTTGGTGCAGCCACAGCCGCAGGTGATGCGGCATCTGCTTCTTTTGCATCAGCCTTAGTGGCGACTTCAGTCTTCGCCTTTGTTTCGGTTCTGTCATCAGACCATGATGGAGCAGTATTTTCAACAACAGCATCATCAGCAAAAGCGAATGAGACGTTAGTTGACGCGATTACGGAGACGCATGAGAGTGATACCAAAATTCTCTTCATCACCAACGCAAAAAAGCGCTCACCTGAATTTTGATTGCTCATGATCTTGTGTTCTCTCCGCTTCAAGGCTTTTCGCCAGAACCGCTTGGCAAGACGTTTTCAAGCGGGCGGTATAGTCTAACTATACCTATTCCTTATACAACGACTACGTTACGATGCGACACTTTCAGTTGCCTTACAGATGAAGACTTAATGTCGCGATATTCGACATTCAATCCAGTTGACAACCATTGGTGGTGCGCGGCGGTATCCACGAAATGGTTACGTTCATTGCGCAAGCGCTATTCCTGCGCAAGTACAGTCTCGACGCAAGCAATACTCTCTGCGCTAACACGCGTGTTTAGAATCCCGGTCCAAGAAGCTGGAAGGCAGCCCAAGATTTAGGTGATGGATCTTTCGACAAAGCAAGCAGCTGAGCCTTTCTCAACGACTGGGCTTGATTCAGACCTTCCTGCTTGCCCTTGTAGAATTCGATCAGCTCGTGGGTTCGCACAGACTCTGGTTCCACCCACAGACTCATCATCACATTGCGTGCACCAGCGTAGTTGAATCCACGACTGAATACTTTGATGGCATTTCCCTGCACATCTTTCGCATTGACGGACGTGGCACTCATCAGAACCAGATCGCTCGGGATGGTCTGCTCGAAAACTCGATCGGCAGTCACCTTGCGATTGCCTTCGCCTTTACCGGAGGCAATCGGGAAAACAGAACGCATCGGGTTAGTCGAAAGAGGCGTGCTGTTGGTGATGTGCACCACAGCTTTGCCGCGAGATTGTTCGCTAATCGAGTTCAAGTCGGCAGCGGCGCCAGTCAAACGAGTCACCAATTCTGGTTGCAGATTCTGCGTGATCTGGTTTTCTTCGCCACTGGAATTATTTGAAGTTATCACAACGCTCAAATCATCTGCATATCTCGGACGATTGTCGAGCAACACGCCCATCGACGATGCCATGGTCAAAAGGTGATTCTCAACGAGGAACTTACCCTGTCCATCTACAAGAGCTGCAAATGGAAGGTTGAACAAGCAACCGTCCGGAATAATCACGACCATCTGATCGGGGTTCTTCGGAATGAAATTGCGCACAGACGCCGGCAACAATTCACTATATAGAGCCTGGAGTATGCCGCGTTCACGTTGATCGCTAGCAGCGGGATCTCCCTCTGTAGGGGCCAGTAGAGCTGTAATCTGGCTCTGCAAACGCTTCGAACCAACCGGAAGTACGGTGGACGATATGCGCCCTGACGGATCCATGGTGAACACTACTGTCGACTCGCTGCCGCAAAGATATTCAACGATTGTGGCATGGCGAGACTGTACTGCTTTCATAACGTCCATAACGGTTATCGGTACTGGAGCAATCATGCGCGCAAGATTCTTGTTCTCAGACACGAGAGTGCGGAAACGCCCGAGATAGTTCTGCCACTCACCGATCAACTGGTCCGGTGTAGAACTGGCTTCGGCAGCGTGCAGATGGGCTCTCAGCGTGACCAGATCGGTATACACGTCTCGATCGTTAGGTCTAACCAGACCGCCCCGACGGTGCCATTCGTTGCTGAACGCTTCCTCTTTCAACTGTTCGGCGGCTAACAATGCCTGCTCCGACATTCCTTCCTTAGCACACATTGCAACCAGCTTCTGTCCCAAATCTTCTCTCGTTGACGGGAAAGAAAGCTGTTCAACAGAAGGGAAAACTCCAGCTTGCGGCGAACGGAAATATGAAAGTGCGCTGGTCAGAGAAGATTTTCCTTGCGCCACCTGCTCCTGACTAAATTGAATTCGAGCAAGTAAAGTGTAATCTCGCCACAGAGCGGCATCATCTTTTATCTTCTCTGATATTGCAATCGCCTGCTTAACGAGCGCTTCAGCAGCAGCAGCATCCGCCAACTTCAACTGAATCTCTGCGAGCGAGCTGAGTGTGCGCCCCTCAAGAAGCACATCCTTGTTTTTCTTCTGAATTGCCAATGCTTGCTCAAGATGGATTCGAGCATTGCGATTGTCACCTGAACGAGTTTCAACGGCGGCTATATTTTGCAGAAGAACGGCTTTGAAACGCGGCGTATTGGCGGCTGTAACGTTCTGCAAGTCGAGTGCTTGCTGGATGTTCTGCTGAGCCCTGGCATGTGCTCCTTGCATTTCGTCAATGATGCCGAGCGTGTTGTAAGCGGTCGCCTGAGTAGCTAGCGCACCAGATTTCCGCACCGCAGGGATGGCTCGTTCGAGCACAACGCGTGCCTGATCAAGGTCGCCCGTGGCAGCCAAACAACATCCATAACCGACGTCGATTACACCACGATTGGAGGCCGGCAATTTCTTGGGATCGACTTGCTGCATCATGCCGATCAATTGCTCAAAAGTCTTCCGAGCGTTTGCATATTCAGCCAGAACGTATTGAGTATTTGCCAGCGTCGTCAAAGCACTGATCATCGCCAGTGTATTGTTGGAAACTCGCGCCTGTGAAACCGCTTTCTGAGCTTCCTCATTGGCTGCGACGAACAGTCCTAGTTGATTGAGAATTCCGGCGATCTGAATTCGAGTCGAGATAGCGTTGACTGTGTCGTTAGCTTGCACATAGAATGTAGCTGCCTGCTCGTAGAACTTAAGCGCTTCTTTCTGTTTGTTCAAGCGGCTGAGCAGATTGGCTGAAACAGACAAGATTTCTGCAGCATCAGAAGGGTTTGTAACGTTAGAGCCTGTAAAAATTTTCAGAGCTTCGTCAAGTTGCTCGCCTGCGCCTGTGGCGTTATCCAGACCGAAGTAGGCTCGAGCAAGTTGCACTTTGGCGCGACCGAGCAGTTGCTTGTCCGAGATTCCACCAAGAACCTCAACGGCATTTTCGCCCATATACTTTGCTTTAACGAATTGCCCGCGTTCAAGGAAGAACCGTGCCATGTTGGTCAGGGCTTGACCTTCACCCTCGGAATATCTCATCTCGATCGAGAGACCATAGGCTTCTTGCCACTTGATCAAAGCTTTCTCGAGATTCTTCGCGGCGAAAAACTTTTCGCCCTCATCCATCAATTTTGCTACTTTTTCCATCGATTCTTGTGTTTTCTGCACTTCAGGAAACACAGGAATCTCGCGGATAGTTGTAGAAGGCGCTGCGCCTTCAGCTAGCACTGGCATCGTTGCACCACATATAGTGCTACTCAAAACTGCCGCTGAGAACATGGTGGCGGCAACGCGCTGATTGAGCTTTGATACGAAAAGAATTTCTTTCAAAATGAGCCTCATAAACAGTTCGACGGCAAGGGAAGAATACTGAAACAAATTTTCAGCTGATCTCGAACATGCCGCTTGAGTTAAGCCGACAGGGTCTTAAGGATACGGCAAGAGGAAGCTATTTCCCCTTTTGTTTATCGAGCTTTCAACATAGATGGACAAAATATAAGGTTGCCAATCTCAAGCAAGCGAGCCGCAAAGCCCGATCCGCTGTGAGTTGTGGCGATTCAGCAACAGTTTTTCCTGAAACGGTCTTTTGCTATTTGATTAAGAACCGCTATCAGTCTTAAATTCGCCAAATGTTGCAATTGATGTTAGCCTCTTTCTATTGTTGTAGATTCAATGGTTTCGGTCTTGTATGTTTAGACCAAACCAGTCAGCGAGTACCTCAGTGAAACCCCGAAGTCAAGCTCTAGAGATTGTAGCACTCAGAGAGTTCGACATGGTTGTCATCGGGGGCGGTATAGTCGGCGCGGGCATCGCACAGAACGCCGCCTCGCGAGGTTTATCGGTTCTGGTAATCGAAAAAGAAGATTTCGCATCAGGCACATCCAGCAAAACCACAAAACTCATTCATGGTGGACTGCGATACCTTGAACAGTTTCACTTCCATCTAACCAGAGAGCTCTGTCATGAGCGAGCCTTGCTGGAGACGCTGGCTCCGCATATGGTGAGAGATTTCAGTTTTATTTTGCCTCTTACGAAGCGAAACGCCCTGTTCGGGTTGAAAGCTCAACTCGGTTTAACTCTTTATGATTTGCTCGCCTGGTCTGCCACAAACAGCCACCATCATCAGAGAATCGATCAGAGAGAACTGCTGGAAGCCGCCCCAGCACTGTCTCCAAATGTCGTCACAGGCGGATTGCGATTCCACGATTGCATAACAGACGATTCGCGCCTGGTCATCGAAGTACTCAAGTCCGCCGTTGCAGAAGGCGCGCATGTCGTCAATTACCTTGAGGTTACCGGCTTCCAGACAGAGAACAATCTCGTCACAGCCGTTGAATGCCATGACCGTTACAGCGGGCAAGAGATTATCGTCAAATGCAAATCGTGCGTTAACGCCGCCGGCGTCTGGTCAGACAAGCTCCTGAAGAAACTGGACGACAGCTGGCGCCCGACAGTTAGCCCGGCAAAAGGGGTGCACATCATGGTGCCGCCCTCGGCGTTCGAAACCAATACGGCGCTTTTCTTACCGACTCAGGACCACAGATATGTGTTCGTCGTGCCCTGGAACAGGTCTTTGATGATCGGCACGACTGACACCGGATATGAAGGCGACATCGATAACCCATTGCCGGTGCAGGACGAAATCGATTATCTGTTAGATGTTGTTAATCGCTACAGCGGCTCAAACAGATTGAACAGAAGCGACGTGACAGCAAGTTGGGCTGGTCTGCGCCCGCTTGTCGGCGGTGCCACCACCGACCCGAAACAGACCGGAAATCTCTCGCGAGAGCATCTAATTTTCGAAGGACCAGGCGGCATAGTCGGCTTGATTGGTGGGAAATTGACGAACTATCGGTTGATGGCCGTTCAAGTCGTCGACAAAGTGCTGGCCAAAATTCCGCTGCCCACAACAAAAGAAGCGTCGACCGGTCGCATGATGATAGGCGGCTGGACCGACAAAAACGATTTCCTCGCACAGACAGCCAGCATCGCATCGCGGGCTCGTCGACTCTCAATCGAGCCTTCTACACTCGACCATCTGATCGCCAGCTACGGCAAAGATGCAGCCCTCGTTGTTGACATCATCGAACAGCAGCCATCTCTCAACCAGCGCATCTGTCCGGACTTTCCCAATGTCATGGCGGAGGTTCCGCACTGCGTCACAAACGAGATGGCAGTATCTCTTGAAGACTTGCTATTCAGAAGAATGCGCCTGGCTATGCTTCATCAGAAACAGACAATGGACGCGGCTCCAAAAGTGGCACAGCTCATGGCTGAGACACTCGGTTGGGATAACACACGCATCAATCTAGAGCTGAGCGCACTGGAAAAAAGTCTGAACGAACATATAACATCGTTCGCCGCAGTGACATGATAGACGGCGACAAATAGCGGGCTCAATAAATTGGATCAACTAGTCAAGGTATTTGCAACCGGACCACTTCCTAAACAAGTGCGCGAAAAACTGGCGCGCTTTTCTGATCTCAAGTCGTGGGAAGAGCCAACAGAAATAACTCAGGAACATCTGATTGAGCAGATCAAAGACCGCAGCGCAGTTGTTTGTTTGCTTGGCGATAAGATGTCGGCTGAAGTGATGGATGCCGCTCCTGAGCTGAAGTTGATCGCAAATGTCGCGGTCGGCTTCGACAACATTGACCTGGCGCACGCGAAAAAGCGAGGCATTCTCGTCGTAAACACGCCTGGTGTGCTCGATAATGCTACTGCCGACCTGGCTTTTGGATTGTTGCTGGCGTGCGCCAGGCGAATTGTAGAAGCGGACCAATACGTGCGAAACCACGAATGGACCGGCTGGAGAACAAACCTTCTTCTGGGCTCGGATCTGCACGGTAAGACACTGGGAATCGTCGGCATGGGACGCATCGGTGAAGCAGTAGGACGCCGCGCGCTCGGCTTCGGAATGAAAATTATCTATACACGCAAAGGCAATGAAGAGAAAGACCACCGTCTCACGCGCGAGCTTGCAGCTAGACGTGTTTCTTTGCCTGAGTTGATCAGCAATTCTGATTTCATCAGTATTCACAGCCCACTCAATCACGAAACAAGGCACTTGATCGGAAAAGTCGAGCTCTCTCGTGTCAAGAAAAACTGCATTTTAATCAACACCGCGCGCGGTGCTGTAGTGGATCAGAAAGCACTGATCGCAGCATTGCAAGATGGAAAACTTGCCGCAGCCGGTCTGGATGTGTTCGAAGACGAGCCAAATGTCCCTGACGAATTAATTGCCCTGAAAAATGTGGTGATAGTTCCGCACATCGGCAGTGCTACGAGCGAAACTCGAGCAGCCATGGCGCAATTGGCAGTGGAAGGACTGCTTTCGGCTTTCAGTGAAAGATTGCCTGAAAATACAGTCAACAAAGAAGTTTGGCCATTATTTGTAGAACGACTAAAAGTAGGATCTTCCAGATGAATCTAACATCACCGCCACCCACCGAAAAAGTTGAAGCGCCGCAACCAGCGCAGACATCGAATTTCATTCCGCCACTACTTCTGGTGCTGGCTGCCTACCCGACCTGGCTGGCGCTGACAACCACACCAGCGCTGCTCGTGGCTCCGGTCGGCGTTTTCGCCTACTGGTTATCGATGCGCCGCAAACTCTTTTTTGTAGCCGGGCTGCTCATGGCGCTGTGCGCCTTCAAACCCGAATGGCTTCCATTTTTGGCGCTGCCAGGATTCATCTTCGGCGGGCTGCAATTCGCCGGCGGTTTTGCAATCGCAGCTGCGGCGACCTTCTTCGGTGCACAAGCGATGCATCTGCCCCTCGACTGGTCGATTATTGCAGGCAATACCCCAGAGGTAGCCACTCACACCTACCAGAATTTCGCCGCGATGTTGGCGCTCATACTGGGCGACAGCACACCGAACTTGCAAATTGGCACACTCGCCTGTTATGCCATGGCAATCGTGTCGTCGACTGAGCTGTGGTGGCGTACGCATCATCTCGTCGACAGTGACCACAAATTTTTGAAGAAATGCGCTGCCACTACCATTATCATGCTGACGACGAGCATACATACGACAATTCAGGATTACGTCGTCCTCGTTCCTGTACTGGTCTGGTTGTGGCAAGCCACCGCAGACGACATCAACGATAACGGCGGACTAGTAAGAAAAGTAATCATCGCCTATCCGATCTTTTCCTGGCTCTACTTTGGTGCGCAAGCGGCAATGGCTTCACTGAGCCTGCCTGTCTACTTTGTCTGGGGCGTCGTACTCTCCGTATGCTTGCTGCCAACGCTCGATGTCGAAACCAACAAGATTCTCACAGCCAGATTCAAAGCTCAAAATTCCGGCTAATTCATGCAACTCAGCATCGAGAACCAAAAGCGGCTCTGGTTTGCGTATTTCGTAGCCCTGATTTGCTGGTCATTCAGTTCCTACTATCTGATCAGCACCTGGGCATCTGAAGGCACGCTCTTTGCCAGATCTATAGACGGGCAGCCGCACGTGCTCGACTATTTGCTGTTTTACGAAGACGAATATCTGGCCTTACACGCTAAAAGCGACCACCTGAACATATACGATCCCGATCTGCAAGCAGCCGGAATCGCCAAACTGATGTCGCCGGTGGTGCCGACGACAAAATTCTACTCGCACTATCCGCCACTGCTTTTTGTCCTTTCCATTCCATTCGGCTTCGTGCCGATGCTCTGGTCATACCTGGCTTGGAATCTCGTCGGAATCATTGCGCTTTTGTTGAGCACATTACCTTTCGCTTACCGGAGATTCGGCAAGACGTTTCCCTTCTTCTTTGTTGCAGCCGCAGTCTTGACGAGCTTTCCAGTATGGAATTGCTTTGAACTGGGTCAGAGCAGCTTCTTTCTTCTGGGCGGCATCGCCTTATTTTTCGCCCTGCTCAAGCGCGAAAAACACTTTCTGGCAGGATTATCAACGTTCTTCCTGCTCATCAAAGTTCAATATCTGCCCGTGCTGGTATTAATTGGATTGATTCGAGGGCGAGTCAAATTCGTCCTTGGGGGCATCCTCGCTGGTCTGCTTGCCGTTGGAGTGTGCGTCTTCACGCTCGGATGGGAAAACTGTATTGCCTGGCCGAACATCGTTTTGCACGGTGAAACGAGCGACATCAACCGCGGTCTGATCGCACCGGCTATGATGCAAAATGTGCGCGGCATACTGAACTTGATGACGGGCGACGATTCAGCAGCTGTGCGCATGATTTCTGCGGCACTGTGCATTATCACGATTCTTTTGATCGGATATCTGTGGACGTCTCCTTATAAACGACTTCAAGGCTATACGAAATATGCCTTTGAAGTCGTGTCGGCAATTTCCATGATGATCATGCTGCTCTTCAACGTACACACGCACGCCCACGATTACTGCGTCTTCGTTTGCGCGGCAGTGTTGTTGTACGTTGCCGTGCTGGATGCGCCCGTGACAAAAGGCAGCCAGTGGTTGCGATATTTACTGGTTAGCTACCCATTGGTGAGCTGGATACTTTTCGTGGCGGAACCGCTCATTCAAAATGTCCTTAAGCTGCAACCGCTGGCAGTGCATATAGCTGTGGTTCTGGCGCTGTCGGTTGTGGTTTGGTTTGGCCAGCGCGGTGATCGTGTCGAGCCTGGGGAAATAGAAACTGGTACTTGATGCGTCCGGGACGGACGCGCTCCATGCATCCGGGACGGACGCGCTCCATGTGTTCGGGACGGACACGCTCCATGTGTTCGGGACGGACACGCTCCATGTGTTCGGGACGGACGCGCTCGTGGTTAGCGGTGTACTTCGTTGTGTGTGATCACTTTGGAATACCAGTATGCGCTGTCTTTCAAGATGCGTTTCTGGGTTTCATAGTCCACGTGAATCAGCCCGAATCGTTTTGAATAGCCATGCGCCCACTCAAAATTATCTAGCAGACTCCAGACAAAATAACCACGCACGTTTACACCAAGTCGCATTGCTTTCCGCAATTCGACCAGATGATCGTGCACGTACTTGATACGCCTGGTGTCATGAACGTGACCATCGACAACTTGATCGTCTAATGCGCAGCCGTTTTCAGTTACATAGATAGGGGGCAAACGATATTCGTTATGCATCCGCACAAGCATGCGGCCAAGCGCTTCAGGAGCCACTTCCCAGCCCATCTCGGTGTAATCGGAGCCAGGCACCTTTTTCATTTCGCCTTGCGGACCGATAGTGGTGCGCGTGTAATAATTAACACCCAGATAATCCAATTTTTGGGCAATCAAAGCAAAGTCATTCGGCTTCACCTGCGGTGCATCGGCAGACAGATCTCGTAAGGCGCCAGGAGGATAACACCCCCTGAAGAGTGGGTCCAGGAACCAGGCGCTGGTTGCATTCCAGGCACGCTCTGCAGCCATTTTCTGATACTTATCGTCCGTGTAAGCCTCTACAGGGGATAAATTGAGGACAATTCCAACCTGCAAGTCTGGTTCAATCGAACGAATCGCTTGAACGGTCATTCCATGAGCCACCAACAGGTGGTGAGCGACCTGCGCAGTCAACTTTCTGTCTTTAAAACCAGGCGCCATTTCACCCGTCAGATTACCCAGCACTGCAACCACCCATGGTTCATTGAATGTGGTCCAGTATTTGACCCGATCGCCCAATCGCTTCACAGCAACTGCGGCATAATCGGAAAAATATCCAATCAAATCACGATTGCCCCAACCGCCTTTGTCTTGCAGTGCCTGCGGCAGATCCCAGTGATAAAGCGTTATGAATGGCTCGATTCCCAGCGCCAGCAATGAATCAACCATGCGGTCATAGTAATCCAATCCAGCCCAATTTACAGAGCCGTGCCCCTGGGGAAATATCCTGGGCCAGGACAGCGAGAATCGATATGCTTTTATGCCGATTTGTTTGAGAAGAGAAAAGTCTTCATGGAATCGATGGTAATGATCGCAAGCGATATCGCCGTTGTCGTCATTGAAGATTTTTCCAGGCGTGTGCGAAAAGGTATCCCAGATCGACGGTCCTTTACCGTCTAAATTCCAGGCGCCTTCGATTTGATATGCGGCTGTGGCCGCGCCCCACACAAACCCTCTGGGAAAACCATACTTTTCCGACGTCATTCAACCGCCCCTGATAAGTGCAAATGTGCAGTCTGGTTATTCACGCTCAGATTCACTATCACCACCAAATCTAATCATATCCTGGTTAATCCAAGTTTTCCTGACCGACGATGCCATCCTGAAAGGTGTCATCTTCGGTGGCATCAAGACTATCGTCGATGCTGTCATCGTCCGTGTCGATTTCTTCATACTGTCCCTGTCTTTCCCGGCGACGAGAAACAGCACGATATTTGGTGCTCAGTCTGGGCACATGAATTTCTTTGCCGCCGCGCCCACCGACCTTCTTCACCGTAGCTTCGACTTTTTGCGATGTGACTTGACGTCGGCTGTATTCCATTTGAGCATCACTGACGATGGCAGCATAACTGTTGTAACGTCCGAGCGAAATTTCGTCGATGTTATTCAAAACGTTGCAATCGTTTTCGACCAGGTGCAAACAGTTCAAAAACTTGCAGTCTTGTGCCAGGCGCAAAATCTCAGGAAATTGCCACACAACCTCCGTGGGCTGCGGGTGCTTCAGTTCGAGAAGGTTGAACCCCGGCGTATCACCGACCCAGCTTGCAGTTTGGGAGGCGCGAATCTCTGGAAAGTGTTCAAAACTTAACCGATACAACTCGCTCGATGTTGTCGTATGACGACCAACCCCGAACTCATGATCCATGACACCGGTCTTAAGTTGCAGATCTTTCTCGATGCAATTCAAAAGAGTCGACTTGCCAACGCCTGACTGGCCGGCGAATACAGACACTTTATTGGCGAGAGTTCGAGCCAGATCATCGATACCCCGACCGGTCACAGCCGACACAAATATGACGAAGTATCCAAGTGGTTCATAAATACTTCGTAAAGCCTCAAGTTCACTTTCCTCCGCCAGATCGCACTTGTTGAAGCAGAGCACAGGCAGCGCAGGAGACAGCTCCAGCTGGAAATGCACTATGTAACGGTCGGTGAGCAGGGGGTTCCATTCCGGCTGATGGACGGCCTGTACAATGATGACCTGGTCCACGTTCGCTAAAGGCGGTCGAGACAGTAAGTTCTCGCGCTCCAGCATCGTGGTAATGACTGCTGTGTTCTGCTCTGAGTCCAACTCGTCCAGCTCAACGCGGTCGCCGGTAAAGATGGAGACTCGCTCTTTCTTCAACCTGCCGCGAGCAGCACATTGAAAAACAGTGTCCAGCTCAGGTTCGTAAACCAGATAGCCGCCAGCATGACTTCGTAATACAGTTCCGGACGCCATTCAATCTCTCGAAAGTCTCACTGTAAGCCGACCAAAACGAAATCGACTTCAACAACAAGAATACACTAATCGACATACTAAGAAACACGTAATCAAACAGTTCGAAAACCGTCCAAACCTGAATAGTTCAGCAACAGTCCAGTAAAGTCCAGCGCAAAGTCCAATAAAAAACAATCGTTCCACCCGGTATCTACAAAAGCCAGTGCAGCATAGCTGCAAGGCACCACGCGATGATGAGACAATAGGTAAAATCAATGAGCACGGCAACAATGGAAGTCCAGAACGTGAATGAAGAACTAACCAGCCAGCAAGAAGCAATTGCGCAATTCGGAGAGCCACAGGGCGACCTCTCGCACATCCGCAATATCGCCATCATCGCGCACGTCGACCACGGCAAAACGACACTGGTCGATGGATTTTTGCACCAGACCGGAGTTTTTCGCGAGAATCAGGAAGTCGTCGAATGCGTGATGGACTCAAATGACCTCGAGCGTGAGCGTGGTATCACAATTCTTTCGAAGAATACAGCCGTCACCTACAATGACATGCTCATCAATATCGTCGACACCCCGGGCCACGCTGACTTCGGCGGCGAAGTCGAACGTATTCTGGGAATGGTAGACTGCGCGCTGCTCGTTGTTGATGCGGGCGAAGGTCCGATGCCCCAAACACGTTTCGTTCTGCGTAAAGCGCTCGAGAAAGGACTGCGACCGATCGTTGTAATCAACAAAATCGACCGTCCAAACATCGACCCGCACATCGCGGTCGACCAGGTTTTCGACCTCTTCGTCGAACTCGGAGCAGATGAAAAACAGCTCGATTTCCCATATCTTTTCGCATCGGGCGTGAAAGGATTCGCAGTCGCATCACCTGAAGAGGAAGGTGTCGACTTGCGACCGCTGCTCGATTTGATCGTCAAACATTGCCCACCGCCGTCTGGAAATCCGGATGCACCACTGCAGATGCAGTTGAGCATTCTGGACTACAACGACTACCTTGGCCGCATCGGCATCGGCAGAATCTACAACGGCAAGATTCATGACGGAGAGTCAGTGGTGCTGCTCAAAGAAGACGGCACCTCAGTGCGTGGAAAAATTTCCAAGCTCTTTACGTTCCATGGCTTGAAGCGCATCGAAGCGCGTGAAGCATCAGCGGGACAAATTGTAGCCATCGCCGGATTCTCCACTGCCAACGTTGGTGATACCGTATGCGACCCTGAGCATCAAGTCGCCCTGCATCGATTCAAAGTCGACGAACCGACTATGAAGATGGCGTTTCTCGTCAATGATAGCCCGTTTGCCGGGCAGGAAGGCAAGTACGTAACCTCCAGACAGCTGCGCAGCCGCCTCTTCCACGAACTGGAAACGAACGTCAGTATGCGCGTCGATGAGACTGATAATACAGACACGTTTATCGTCAGTGGACGCGGAGAACTTCACCTGGGCATCCTGATTGAAACGATGCGACGTGAAGGATACGAGTTTCAGGTATCAAGACCGGAAGTAATCATCAAAGAAATTGGCGGCGTAGACCACGAGCCGTTCGAGAAGTTGATGATCGACGTTCCTGATGAATTCACGGGCGCCGTCATGAACGAGCTTGGACCACGTAAAGCCGAACTGCAGAA contains:
- a CDS encoding beta-glucosidase, encoding MTSEKYGFPRGFVWGAATAAYQIEGAWNLDGKGPSIWDTFSHTPGKIFNDDNGDIACDHYHRFHEDFSLLKQIGIKAYRFSLSWPRIFPQGHGSVNWAGLDYYDRMVDSLLALGIEPFITLYHWDLPQALQDKGGWGNRDLIGYFSDYAAVAVKRLGDRVKYWTTFNEPWVVAVLGNLTGEMAPGFKDRKLTAQVAHHLLVAHGMTVQAIRSIEPDLQVGIVLNLSPVEAYTDDKYQKMAAERAWNATSAWFLDPLFRGCYPPGALRDLSADAPQVKPNDFALIAQKLDYLGVNYYTRTTIGPQGEMKKVPGSDYTEMGWEVAPEALGRMLVRMHNEYRLPPIYVTENGCALDDQVVDGHVHDTRRIKYVHDHLVELRKAMRLGVNVRGYFVWSLLDNFEWAHGYSKRFGLIHVDYETQKRILKDSAYWYSKVITHNEVHR
- a CDS encoding D-glycerate dehydrogenase, which translates into the protein MDQLVKVFATGPLPKQVREKLARFSDLKSWEEPTEITQEHLIEQIKDRSAVVCLLGDKMSAEVMDAAPELKLIANVAVGFDNIDLAHAKKRGILVVNTPGVLDNATADLAFGLLLACARRIVEADQYVRNHEWTGWRTNLLLGSDLHGKTLGIVGMGRIGEAVGRRALGFGMKIIYTRKGNEEKDHRLTRELAARRVSLPELISNSDFISIHSPLNHETRHLIGKVELSRVKKNCILINTARGAVVDQKALIAALQDGKLAAAGLDVFEDEPNVPDELIALKNVVIVPHIGSATSETRAAMAQLAVEGLLSAFSERLPENTVNKEVWPLFVERLKVGSSR
- a CDS encoding glycerol-3-phosphate dehydrogenase/oxidase encodes the protein MFRPNQSASTSVKPRSQALEIVALREFDMVVIGGGIVGAGIAQNAASRGLSVLVIEKEDFASGTSSKTTKLIHGGLRYLEQFHFHLTRELCHERALLETLAPHMVRDFSFILPLTKRNALFGLKAQLGLTLYDLLAWSATNSHHHQRIDQRELLEAAPALSPNVVTGGLRFHDCITDDSRLVIEVLKSAVAEGAHVVNYLEVTGFQTENNLVTAVECHDRYSGQEIIVKCKSCVNAAGVWSDKLLKKLDDSWRPTVSPAKGVHIMVPPSAFETNTALFLPTQDHRYVFVVPWNRSLMIGTTDTGYEGDIDNPLPVQDEIDYLLDVVNRYSGSNRLNRSDVTASWAGLRPLVGGATTDPKQTGNLSREHLIFEGPGGIVGLIGGKLTNYRLMAVQVVDKVLAKIPLPTTKEASTGRMMIGGWTDKNDFLAQTASIASRARRLSIEPSTLDHLIASYGKDAALVVDIIEQQPSLNQRICPDFPNVMAEVPHCVTNEMAVSLEDLLFRRMRLAMLHQKQTMDAAPKVAQLMAETLGWDNTRINLELSALEKSLNEHITSFAAVT
- a CDS encoding CHAT domain-containing protein, translating into MRLILKEILFVSKLNQRVAATMFSAAVLSSTICGATMPVLAEGAAPSTTIREIPVFPEVQKTQESMEKVAKLMDEGEKFFAAKNLEKALIKWQEAYGLSIEMRYSEGEGQALTNMARFFLERGQFVKAKYMGENAVEVLGGISDKQLLGRAKVQLARAYFGLDNATGAGEQLDEALKIFTGSNVTNPSDAAEILSVSANLLSRLNKQKEALKFYEQAATFYVQANDTVNAISTRIQIAGILNQLGLFVAANEEAQKAVSQARVSNNTLAMISALTTLANTQYVLAEYANARKTFEQLIGMMQQVDPKKLPASNRGVIDVGYGCCLAATGDLDQARVVLERAIPAVRKSGALATQATAYNTLGIIDEMQGAHARAQQNIQQALDLQNVTAANTPRFKAVLLQNIAAVETRSGDNRNARIHLEQALAIQKKNKDVLLEGRTLSSLAEIQLKLADAAAAEALVKQAIAISEKIKDDAALWRDYTLLARIQFSQEQVAQGKSSLTSALSYFRSPQAGVFPSVEQLSFPSTREDLGQKLVAMCAKEGMSEQALLAAEQLKEEAFSNEWHRRGGLVRPNDRDVYTDLVTLRAHLHAAEASSTPDQLIGEWQNYLGRFRTLVSENKNLARMIAPVPITVMDVMKAVQSRHATIVEYLCGSESTVVFTMDPSGRISSTVLPVGSKRLQSQITALLAPTEGDPAASDQRERGILQALYSELLPASVRNFIPKNPDQMVVIIPDGCLFNLPFAALVDGQGKFLVENHLLTMASSMGVLLDNRPRYADDLSVVITSNNSSGEENQITQNLQPELVTRLTGAAADLNSISEQSRGKAVVHITNSTPLSTNPMRSVFPIASGKGEGNRKVTADRVFEQTIPSDLVLMSATSVNAKDVQGNAIKVFSRGFNYAGARNVMMSLWVEPESVRTHELIEFYKGKQEGLNQAQSLRKAQLLALSKDPSPKSWAAFQLLGPGF
- a CDS encoding DUF2029 domain-containing protein; protein product: MQLSIENQKRLWFAYFVALICWSFSSYYLISTWASEGTLFARSIDGQPHVLDYLLFYEDEYLALHAKSDHLNIYDPDLQAAGIAKLMSPVVPTTKFYSHYPPLLFVLSIPFGFVPMLWSYLAWNLVGIIALLLSTLPFAYRRFGKTFPFFFVAAAVLTSFPVWNCFELGQSSFFLLGGIALFFALLKREKHFLAGLSTFFLLIKVQYLPVLVLIGLIRGRVKFVLGGILAGLLAVGVCVFTLGWENCIAWPNIVLHGETSDINRGLIAPAMMQNVRGILNLMTGDDSAAVRMISAALCIITILLIGYLWTSPYKRLQGYTKYAFEVVSAISMMIMLLFNVHTHAHDYCVFVCAAVLLYVAVLDAPVTKGSQWLRYLLVSYPLVSWILFVAEPLIQNVLKLQPLAVHIAVVLALSVVVWFGQRGDRVEPGEIETGT